In one window of Macrotis lagotis isolate mMagLag1 chromosome 5, bilby.v1.9.chrom.fasta, whole genome shotgun sequence DNA:
- the BCAS2 gene encoding pre-mRNA-splicing factor SPF27 → MAGTGLVAGEAVVDALPYFDQGYEAPGVREAAAALVEEETRRYRPTKNYLSYLPAPDYSAFETDIMRNEFERLAARQPIELLSMKRYELPAPSSGQKNDITAWQECVNNSMAQLEHQAVRIENLELMSQHGCNAWKVYNENLVHMIEQAQKELQKLRKHIQDLNWQRKNMQLTAGSKLREMESTWVSLVSKNYEIERTIVQLENEIFQIKQQHGEANKENIQQDF, encoded by the exons ATGGCGGGCACCGGGCTCGTGGCCGGGGAGGCGGTGGTGGACGCCCTGCCGTACTTTGATCAGGGTTACGAAGCGCCTGGCGTGCGGGAGGCG gCTGCTGCCTTGGTAGAGGAAGAAACACGTCGGTACCGGCCAACCAAGAACTATCTGAGCTACCTGCCTGCTCCGGATTACTCAGCCTTTGAG aCTGACATTAtgagaaatgaatttgaaagacTGGCTGCCCGACAACCAATTGAATTACTTAGCATGAAGCG ATATGAACTTCCAGCTCCCTCATCTGGGCAGAAAAATGATATCACTGCATGGCAGGAATGTGTAAATAATTCAATGGCCCAACTGGAGCATCAGGCAGTTCGCATTGAAAACCTCGAGTTGATGTCACAACATGGTTGCAATGCCTGGAAAGTATATAATGA AAATCTCGTTCATATGATTGAACAAGCCCAGAAGGAGCTGCAGAAGTTAAG AAAACATATTCAGGACTTAAACTGGCAGAGGAAGAACATGCAACTCACTGCTGGGTCTAAATTACGAGAAATGGAGTCGAC TTGGGTCTCCCTCGTCAGTAAAAATTATGAGATTGAACGAACTATTGTACAGCTTGAAAATGAAATCTTCCAAATCAAGCAACAGCATGGGGAggcaaacaaagaaaatattcagcaggatttctga